CGATCTGCTGGATGAAGCGGTTGAACGCGCTACCGCCCTGGTTTCTGAGAAGAACCCGGAGATGGACGCGGATGAGCTGCGTAAGCTGGCCAACATTGTCGGCATCGGCGCGGTAAAATATGCGGATCTGTCGAAAAGCCGTACCACCGATTACATTTTCGACTGGGATAATATGCTGGCATTTGAGGGCAATACGGCGCCTTATATGCAGTATGCCTATACGCGCGTGCTGTCGGTGTTCCGCAAAGCCGGCATTGATGAGAATGCGCAGCTGGAAGGCGCTATTCAGCTGAACGATGAGCGCGAAGCGCAGCTGGCGGCGCGTTTGTTACAGTTTGAAGAGACGATTACGCTGGTAGCGCGCGACGGTACGCCGCATGTGATGTGCGCTTATCTGTACGATCTGGCCGGCCTGTTCTCTGGTTTTTATGAGCACTGCCCGATTTTGGCGGCGGAAGATGCCGCCGTACGCCAGAGCCGTCTGAAGCTGGCGCTGCTGACGGCGCGCACTCTGAAGCAGGGTCTGGATACGCTGGGTATTGAAACCGTCGAGCGTATGTAAGCCGCAGAAAGCTTCCCTTTCAAGCCTGCAAGGGAAGCTACGGGTAAAAAAGTCCACGCCTCGGCGTGGACTTTTTATATGAGGCGTAAAGCATCAAAAATAGTGCTACAGAGAAGTCACGAACAGGGCGGCTTTAATGCCCCCCTATATCCGTGTCGCGGTTATCGGCTACAGCAGCGGTCAGATGGCATAACACCAAAACAAGCTTATACAAGCAGCGCTTTACCCACGCTTGTTATCGTTGCTGAGCCAAACCGGTTTTATTTAACAGCAGATCCTTTATTCTCCGCATCTGATAAAATCGTATAGTCCTTTTAAATTTATTGATATATGCCGAGCGGGCGGCAAAGCGCTGCTTTCGGCCACTATCCAGAACAGAGGTTTCCCTGGTAACATCAGAAGTGGTAATAACCGCCTGCTTGCTGCACCAAACCCGCAAACAACCATTCAGCCGAAACAGCGGCCAACGGTCAGCTTCAAAAATAATTGGCCGGTTTTGCTTAAGGATCTCCTGGGCGGCAGACCGGTTAATAACATAACCATATCCGCCGCTACCGTAGGCAACCCGATAATATACATTATTATGTAAATCCATTTTTTTTAATTTAGGATTATAGGCACTATTTCCGGTAAGCAGAAAAACTTCTGGCCTGGTGGCGCTGATGATGGTTTTGAGGCCCGCTAAATGGCTGGCAAGCTCGGGCCCCGGCAAGGCATCATCTTCCAGCACCAACGCATAAGGAATATTTTCAGCTATCATCCGGGCATAGATACTTAAGTGACTCAGGGCACAGCCAATCTCCCCTTTAGTCAGCGCACATTGTGGATAATCATGCGTAACCAGCGGTAAAATGTCTGACGGTAATGTTCGTCCATCAACTCCCTTTATTACTTCATATTTTAAATTATTTAGCGTGCATTGTTTTACTGTTTTTTCACGCCGCACCTGATCTGTTTCCAAATTAATAACAAATACTTTCACGCAAACCAACCTCGTGATATTCCTTATGAGATTAAATAACAAATCGTTCATCCTGAATCAGGTCGAGATAATAATCCAGGCGAACAGATAATTAAAGAATAAACGAGAAGCGCGTTAAAAATCCAATAGCGCGTTGAGGTGATACGTCCCCAATGGTTAATGCGCTTATTTTATCTTTTATTTAACACAATAAATAAATTAGCCAGGTTTAATAATTGATTTATCAAATAGAGATCACAGCAGAATGGAAACAACCAGATAACGATGCTTGAAATAAAGAGGGAAAAAGCTAAACAACAAAATTGCGAGGGTGTGGTTGCGGCGCCAGACGCCCAGGTACGCTGATGAGGTTGAAGTCACCTCACCAGCGTACGGCGTGGGTTAATCTTTATAATTCACCATCACCTGATTACTCAGAATCCGGGTTACCGGAAAGAGTCTTCCCTGCCCCGGCACGCTATACACAAAGCGTAGCGTATCGCTGGCCGGCACATTGGTCAGTCCGCGCGTCGAACCGCTGGCACCTTCAATCGGGGTGCAGCGGCTGCTGGAACAGAGCTTAACCAACAGGCCGGCGGGCTGCGGGCCGGTCAGCTCAAAACGCCAGTAAATCACATTCATCAGGCCGGAAATCGGTCCCGGCGGCGCAATCGGCGGTGATGACGCCTCTACGCCGCGGTTGCTCAGCGTCACGCCGGTGCCGCTTCCCTGCCAGGCGCCGTCCGCTGCCTGGGTGGCCAGCGGTAACAGCAGCATCAGCGAACAGAGTAAAACACGCATTACTGACCTCCAATGGTTGCCGTCATACGGATATGGCGATTATCGCTCAGCTCCATGTTAGAGATAACCGCCAGCTGCGGCAGGTTGCGGCGCAGGAAGCGCGCCAGCAGCGCACGCAGCGGATGGTTAACCAACAGCACCGGCGGCGCGCCCAGCATCTCCTGATTTTGCAGCGCACGCTGCGTCTGCTCCAGCAGACGATCCGCCAGACCCGGCTCCAGCCCGCCGCCGCCCTGCAGCGCCTGCAGCAGCAGTCGTTCCAGCGTCGCGTCAAGACCGATAACCTGCACTTCACCGTTCCCCGGGAACCATTGTTGGGTAATCGCGCGGCCCAGCGCCACACGCACCACCGTCGTCAGCTCGTACGGGTCGGTCTGCACCGGCGCATGTTCCGCCAGCGTCTCGATAATGGTACGCATATCGCGAATCGATACCCGCTCAGCCAGCAGATTCTGCAGCACTTTATGCAGCGTCGTCAGCGACACCACGCCCGGCACCAGATCTTCGGTCAGCTTCGGCATCTCCTGGCTAACGCGATCCAACAGCTGCTGCGCTTCCTGACGACCAAACAGCTCGCTGGCATATTGGCCGATCAGGTGGTTAAGGTGCGTCGCCACTACGGTACTGGCTTCCACCACGGTAAAGCCCTGAATCTGCGCCTGCTCTTTCAACGCGCTGTCAATCCAGATCGCCGCCAGACCAAAGGCCGGATCGACCGTCGCCTCACCTGGCAGCGTACCGGACGCCGTCCCAGGGTTGATCGCCATCCAGCGCCCCGGATAAGCGTCGCCGCTGCCAATCTCTACCCCTTTCATCAGAATACGGTAGCGGGCGGCAGGCAGATCCATATTGTCGCGGATATGCACCACCGGCGGCAGAAAGCCCATCTCCTGTGCAAACTTCTTACGAATACTGCGGATACGGCCCAGCAGCTCGCCATCCTGCTGCTGATCCACCATCGGGATCAGGCGGTAGCCCACTTCCATCCCCAGCGAATCTTCCAGCTGCACATCGCCCCACGTCGCTTCAACCGTGGCGGCCGTTTCCTGCGCGCGCGGCAGAGGCTGCGCGACCGGCTTCGGCTGCATCTCGCGGCCGCGTTGCCACCAGGCCAGCCCTAACAGCGCGGCGGTAAACAGCAAAAACACCAGGTTCGGCATGCCCGGCACCAGTCCCAACAGACCCAGTACGCCGGCGCTTAGCATCATTACGCGTGGATTGCTGAACAGCTGGGTGACCATCTGCTCGCCTACATCCTCATCGGTGCTGACGCGCGTCACGATTACACCGGCGGCGGTCGAGATCACCAGCGCTGGGATCTGGGCCACCAGCCCGTCACCAATGGTCAGCAGCGTATAGGTTTCCCCCGCTGAACCCAGCGACATCCCGTGCTGCACCACGCCCACCAGCAGGCCGCCCACCACGTTGATAATCATGATCATGATGCCGGCGATGGCGTCACCGCGAACGAACTTACTGGCACCGTCCATTGAACCGTAAAAATCCGCTTCCTGCGTCACTTCTGAACGGCGTTTTTTCGCTTCTTCTTCGCCAATCAAACCGGCGTTCAGGTCGGCATCGATCGCCATCTGCTTGCCGGGCATCCCGTCGAGTACAAAACGCGCGCCTACTTCGGCGATACGTCCGGCACCCTTGGTGATCACCATAAAGTTAATAATGATCAGGATGATAAATACCACGATACCGATGGCGAAGTTGCCGCCGACCAGGAAGTGGCCGAATGCCTCCACTACCTGACCCGCCGCCGCCGCACCGGTATGACCTTCCAGCAGGATCACACGCGTCGAGGCAACGTTCAGCGCCAGACGCAGCAGCGTTGAAAATAGCAGGATGGTCGGGAACGCGGCGAACTCCAGCGTCCGCTGGGTGAACATCGCCACCAGCAGCACCATAATCGACAGCGCGATATTGAAGGTAAACAGCAGATCGAGGATAAAGGGCGGCAGCGGCAGCACCATCATCGACAGGATCATCAGGATCAACAGCGGGCCAGCCAGCACCTTCCACTGCGTATCTTTCATGTTACCCGGTAAGCGAAGTAAAGCGGCCAGATTAGCCATCAGCTTTCGTCTCTCCTGCAAAGTCCAGTTCAGCCGGTACCGGCAAACGTTGAGGTTTCTTCGGTATCAGGCCGCCTTCGCGCTTCCAGCGACGCAGCTGCCATACCCAGGCCAGCACTTCCGCGACCGCGCCATACAGCGCGCCGGGAATGTGTTGCCCTATTTCACTGTGACGATAAAGGGCGCGCGCCAGCGGCGGCGCTTCCAGAATCGGCACACGATGTTCTTTCGCCAGTTCACGAATTTTCAGCGCTACATCGCCCGCCCCTTTCGCCAGCACTTTCGGCGCGCTCATGCGCTTCTCGTCATACTGCAGCGCGACGGAATAGTGCGTCGGGTTGGTTACGATAACGTCCGCTTTCGGCACGTCCGCCATCATGCGGCGGCGCGCGGCGGCGCGCATTGCCTGACGGATGCGGCCTTTAACGTGCGGATCGCCTTCCATCTCTTTATATTCATCGCGGATTTCCTGGTTGGTCATGCGCAGCTGTTTGAAATAGCTAAACAGCTGCCAGAACACATCGAAGCCCACCATCGGCACCAGCCCCAGCACCACCAGAAAACAGCAGACGGCAATCATGTGCATGCCGTGCGCCAGCGCATCAAATGGCGATTCGCTAATCAGGTGCAGCATCTCCGGCCAGCTGACCCAGACATACCAACCCGCCACCGAGCTTACCAGCGTCGCTTTCATGATCGCTTTTAACAGCTCGGCCCAGGTCTGCGCGGAAATCATGCGCTTCAGCCCGCTCAGCGGGTTTAACTTGCTAAACTTAAAGGAGATGGATTTGCCGCTCAGCACGATACCGCCCAGCAGCATCGGCGCGGCGATCGCTACCAGCACCAGACCCGCCATCATCGGCACCAATGCCCATACCGCCTGTCCCAGCAGACGGCTGACATGCCGTACAATCTGACCGGGATCGTTAATCAACCGGTGATCGAAGCTAAAACCAGAGGCGACCATTTCCGCCAGCTGACGTGCCATCGGCTCGCCGCCCATCCACAAAATCAGTAACCCCGCCACCAACATCAGCAGAGAAGTCAGTTCGCGGGAACGCGGGATCTGCCCTTCTTTACGTGCTTTCTCAAGTCGGTGGGGTGTGGGGGATTCTGTTTTTTCCTCGTCGCTACCTTCAGCCACGTTGATCAACCTGTTTCGCAATGGGAATGGGGCATAGCTTGCCAAACATGGGCAAATTTAATGGGTGGAGTAACAGGGTGAAACAGGGGTTATTTCAGGGAATGGAAAAAGCAGGCCGGCGATCGGGCGATCGTCGGCCTGTTTACAGGCAAGGCTGCTGCCGTTCCGATGTACAGAACGGCAGCGCTTGATCAGAAGCCCAGGCTGTCGAGCAGGTCGTCGACCTGATCCTGGTTTGCTACCACGCCAGGCGCGGCGGCATTGATTTGCGGACCGTTCAGCAGGCTATTCTCTTCCCGCTTCTGGCGCGCGTTCGCTTCCGGCATATTTTCCAGCAGCACCATCAGCAGCTGACGCTCAATTTCCTGGATCACATCCATCATGCGCTTGATAACCTGACCGGTAAGGTCCTGGAAATCCTGCGCCATCATGATGTCGAGCAGCTGTGCGTTGGTAAAGGACGTGTGTTCCGGCACGGTGGCCAGATATTCGCGCGTATCCGAAACCAGTACACGAGCATCCGCCAGCTCGATGGGGTCCTCAAACCAGGCATCCCAGCGTGTCTTAAGATCTTTGGCGCCGCTCTCCAGCGCATCCTGGCGCGGCTGTGATGCTTCTACGC
This Mixta hanseatica DNA region includes the following protein-coding sequences:
- a CDS encoding glycosyltransferase family 25 protein, encoding MKVFVINLETDQVRREKTVKQCTLNNLKYEVIKGVDGRTLPSDILPLVTHDYPQCALTKGEIGCALSHLSIYARMIAENIPYALVLEDDALPGPELASHLAGLKTIISATRPEVFLLTGNSAYNPKLKKMDLHNNVYYRVAYGSGGYGYVINRSAAQEILKQNRPIIFEADRWPLFRLNGCLRVWCSKQAVITTSDVTRETSVLDSGRKQRFAARSAYINKFKRTIRFYQMRRIKDLLLNKTGLAQQR
- the flhE gene encoding flagellar protein FlhE, whose translation is MRVLLCSLMLLLPLATQAADGAWQGSGTGVTLSNRGVEASSPPIAPPGPISGLMNVIYWRFELTGPQPAGLLVKLCSSSRCTPIEGASGSTRGLTNVPASDTLRFVYSVPGQGRLFPVTRILSNQVMVNYKD
- the flhA gene encoding flagellar biosynthesis protein FlhA, producing MANLAALLRLPGNMKDTQWKVLAGPLLILMILSMMVLPLPPFILDLLFTFNIALSIMVLLVAMFTQRTLEFAAFPTILLFSTLLRLALNVASTRVILLEGHTGAAAAGQVVEAFGHFLVGGNFAIGIVVFIILIIINFMVITKGAGRIAEVGARFVLDGMPGKQMAIDADLNAGLIGEEEAKKRRSEVTQEADFYGSMDGASKFVRGDAIAGIMIMIINVVGGLLVGVVQHGMSLGSAGETYTLLTIGDGLVAQIPALVISTAAGVIVTRVSTDEDVGEQMVTQLFSNPRVMMLSAGVLGLLGLVPGMPNLVFLLFTAALLGLAWWQRGREMQPKPVAQPLPRAQETAATVEATWGDVQLEDSLGMEVGYRLIPMVDQQQDGELLGRIRSIRKKFAQEMGFLPPVVHIRDNMDLPAARYRILMKGVEIGSGDAYPGRWMAINPGTASGTLPGEATVDPAFGLAAIWIDSALKEQAQIQGFTVVEASTVVATHLNHLIGQYASELFGRQEAQQLLDRVSQEMPKLTEDLVPGVVSLTTLHKVLQNLLAERVSIRDMRTIIETLAEHAPVQTDPYELTTVVRVALGRAITQQWFPGNGEVQVIGLDATLERLLLQALQGGGGLEPGLADRLLEQTQRALQNQEMLGAPPVLLVNHPLRALLARFLRRNLPQLAVISNMELSDNRHIRMTATIGGQ
- the flhB gene encoding flagellar biosynthesis protein FlhB, which codes for MAEGSDEEKTESPTPHRLEKARKEGQIPRSRELTSLLMLVAGLLILWMGGEPMARQLAEMVASGFSFDHRLINDPGQIVRHVSRLLGQAVWALVPMMAGLVLVAIAAPMLLGGIVLSGKSISFKFSKLNPLSGLKRMISAQTWAELLKAIMKATLVSSVAGWYVWVSWPEMLHLISESPFDALAHGMHMIAVCCFLVVLGLVPMVGFDVFWQLFSYFKQLRMTNQEIRDEYKEMEGDPHVKGRIRQAMRAAARRRMMADVPKADVIVTNPTHYSVALQYDEKRMSAPKVLAKGAGDVALKIRELAKEHRVPILEAPPLARALYRHSEIGQHIPGALYGAVAEVLAWVWQLRRWKREGGLIPKKPQRLPVPAELDFAGETKADG
- the cheZ gene encoding protein phosphatase CheZ, producing the protein MSELTKPATDAASAQDIITRIGSLTRMLRDSLRELGLDQAIAEAAEAIPDARDRLDYVVQMTAQAAERALNCVEASQPRQDALESGAKDLKTRWDAWFEDPIELADARVLVSDTREYLATVPEHTSFTNAQLLDIMMAQDFQDLTGQVIKRMMDVIQEIERQLLMVLLENMPEANARQKREENSLLNGPQINAAAPGVVANQDQVDDLLDSLGF